The following coding sequences lie in one Arachis stenosperma cultivar V10309 chromosome 5, arast.V10309.gnm1.PFL2, whole genome shotgun sequence genomic window:
- the LOC130980036 gene encoding probable WRKY transcription factor 2 isoform X1 has protein sequence MAGIDENVGVPGDWSGPSPSPRTFFSVMLGEDNVARSMSDPPPGGDGAQDGDQKLVSRGGLVERMAARAGFNAPRLNTDTIRSTDLSLNSDVPSPYLTIPPGLSPTTLLDSPVFLTNSLAQPSPTTGKFPFISNGNISSDAPERCKDNSFDDIYASSFAFKPTTDLGSSFYQGAARKMNPTTIAQQSLPSVEVPVQSEHSFQSRSANVVKSQTQNKNGLHLQPDFIESSPQQDTVGVSVEHSPQLEEQADEEGEPRGNGDSMAAGFGGAPSEDGYNWRKYGQKQVKGSEYPRSYYKCTHPNCPVKKKVERSHEGHITEIIYKGAHNHPKPPPNRRSGIASANPPSDMQMDNPEHVERQSGSDGELGWANLHKGNVAGAANWKNDNLEVTSSASVAPEYCNQSTNSQAQNGTQFDSGDAVDASSTFSNEDDDDDRGTHGSVSLGYDGEGDESESKRRKLESYATELSGATRAIREPRVVVQTTSEVDILDDGYRWRKYGQKVVKGNPNPRSYYKCTNAGCTVRKHVERASHDLKSVITTYEGKHNHDVPAARSSSHVNANASGSVPGQAPGVLQPHVHRPEPTQVPGGIGRLERPPALGAFSLPGRQQLGPPHGFSFGMNQPLLPNLAMPGFGPGQAKLPVMPVHPFLATQQQRPPNEMGFMLPKGEPNVEPIPERHNLPSGSYQDLMSRMPLGPHM, from the exons ATGGCTGGGATTGATGAAAATGTTGGGGTCCCCGGGGATTGGAGTGGTCCTAGCCCGAGTCCCAGAACCTTTTTCTCTGTAATGTTAGGGGAGGATAATGTAGCAAGATCAATGTCAGACCCTCCTCCAGGTGGTGATGGAGCACAAGATGGTGATCAGAAGTTGGTGTCACGGGGTGGTCTTGTTGAGAGGATGGCAGCTAGAGCAGGGTTCAATGCACCCAGGTTGAACACTGACACCATTAGATCTACTGACCTTTCACTCAATTCTGATGTTCCTTCTCCATACTTGACCATACCACCTGGTCTCAGTCCTACCACACTTTTAGATTCTCCGGTCTTCCTTACAAATTCACTG GCACAGCCATCTCCAACAACGGGAAAGTTTCCGTTCATCTCAAACGGCAACATATCATCCGATGCTCCTGAAAGATGCAAAGATAACAGCTTTGATGATATTTATGCATCATCCTTTGCATTCAAGCCTACAACAGATTTAGGCTCCTCTTTTTATCAAGGCGCTGCCAGAAAA ATGAATCCTACTACAATAGCTCAACAATCTCTTCCTAGTGTTGAGGTCCCTGTTCAGTCGGAACATTCTTTTCAATCGCGAAGTGCTAATGTAGTAAAATCTCAAACTCAAAATAAAAATGGCCTCCATCTTCAGCCAGACTTTATTGAGTCATCTCCTCAACAGGATACTGTCGGTGTTAGCGTTGAGCATTCGCCACAACTTGAAGAGCAAGCAGATGAAGAGGGAGAGCCAAGAGGGAATGGTGACTCAATGGCTGCTGGTTTTGGTGGTGCACCATCTGAAGATGGATATAATTGGAGAAAATATGGCCAGAAGCAAGTTAAGGGTAGCGAGTACCCACGAAGTTACTACAAGTGTACACATCCAAATTGTCCTGTGAAAAAGAAAGTAGAACGATCTCATGAAGGCCACATAACAGAGATCATCTATAAGGGAGCACACAATCATCCTAAACCTCCTCCGAATCGCCGCTCAGGAATAGCTTCAGCCAACCCTCCAAGTGACATGCAAATGGACAATCCGGAGCATGTTGAACGACAAAGTGGCAGCGATGGAGAGCTGGGCTGGGCTAATTTACATAAGGGGAATGTAGCTGGAGCTGCTAATTGGAAGAATGACAACCTTGAAGTGACATCATCAGCATCTGTTGCCCCCGAGTATTGTAACCAGTCCACCAATTCACAGGCTCAAAATGGTACTCAGTTTGACTCGGGAGATGCGGTGGATGCATCTTCTACTTTTTCtaatgaagatgatgatgatgatcgaGGTACTCATGGTAGTGTATCATTAGGTTATGATGGAGAAGGAGATGAATCAGAGTCTAAAAGAAG GAAACTGGAATCATATGCAACAGAGTTGAGTGGAGCTACTAGAGCTATTCGCGAACCTAGAGTTGTTGTACAAACTACCAGCGAAGTAGACATACTTGACGATGGTTATCGGTGGAGGAAATATGGGCAGAAGGTTGTCAAAGGAAATCCCAACCCGAG GAGTTACTACAAGTGCACCAATGCAGGCTGCACTGTGAGGAAACACGTTGAGAGAGCATCACATGACCTTAAATCTGTAATCACCACATATGAGGGCAAGCACAACCATGATGTTCCTGCCGCACGCTCTAGCAGTCATGTCAATGCTAACGCTTCTGGCAGTGTTCCCGGGCAAGCACCTGGCGTTCTGCAACCCCATGTTCACAGACCTGAACCAACTCAAGTTCCCGGTGGCATTGGAAGGCTTGAGAGGCCTCCTGCCCTCGGTGCATTCAGCCTACCGGGGAGGCAGCAGCTAGGACCTCCACATGGCTTCTCCTTTGGAATGAATCAACCTCTTCTACCGAACTTGGCGATGCCTGGATTCGGCCCCGGGCAAGCAAAGCTCCCTGTGATGCCGGTTCATCCATTCTTGGCAACGCAACAACAACGTCCTCCTAATGAGATGGGGTTCATGTTACCCAAGGGTGAACCAAATGTGGAGCCTATTCCTGAGCGTCATAACCTGCCCAGTGGCTCATACCAAGATCTCATGAGTCGCATGCCCCTTGGACCTCACATGTGA
- the LOC130980036 gene encoding probable WRKY transcription factor 2 isoform X2, which translates to MAGIDENVGVPGDWSGPSPSPRTFFSVMLGEDNVARSMSDPPPGGDGAQDGDQKLVSRGGLVERMAARAGFNAPRLNTDTIRSTDLSLNSDVPSPYLTIPPGLSPTTLLDSPVFLTNSLAQPSPTTGKFPFISNGNISSDAPERCKDNSFDDIYASSFAFKPTTDLGSSFYQGAARKMNPTTIAQQSLPSVEVPVQSEHSFQSRSANDTVGVSVEHSPQLEEQADEEGEPRGNGDSMAAGFGGAPSEDGYNWRKYGQKQVKGSEYPRSYYKCTHPNCPVKKKVERSHEGHITEIIYKGAHNHPKPPPNRRSGIASANPPSDMQMDNPEHVERQSGSDGELGWANLHKGNVAGAANWKNDNLEVTSSASVAPEYCNQSTNSQAQNGTQFDSGDAVDASSTFSNEDDDDDRGTHGSVSLGYDGEGDESESKRRKLESYATELSGATRAIREPRVVVQTTSEVDILDDGYRWRKYGQKVVKGNPNPRSYYKCTNAGCTVRKHVERASHDLKSVITTYEGKHNHDVPAARSSSHVNANASGSVPGQAPGVLQPHVHRPEPTQVPGGIGRLERPPALGAFSLPGRQQLGPPHGFSFGMNQPLLPNLAMPGFGPGQAKLPVMPVHPFLATQQQRPPNEMGFMLPKGEPNVEPIPERHNLPSGSYQDLMSRMPLGPHM; encoded by the exons ATGGCTGGGATTGATGAAAATGTTGGGGTCCCCGGGGATTGGAGTGGTCCTAGCCCGAGTCCCAGAACCTTTTTCTCTGTAATGTTAGGGGAGGATAATGTAGCAAGATCAATGTCAGACCCTCCTCCAGGTGGTGATGGAGCACAAGATGGTGATCAGAAGTTGGTGTCACGGGGTGGTCTTGTTGAGAGGATGGCAGCTAGAGCAGGGTTCAATGCACCCAGGTTGAACACTGACACCATTAGATCTACTGACCTTTCACTCAATTCTGATGTTCCTTCTCCATACTTGACCATACCACCTGGTCTCAGTCCTACCACACTTTTAGATTCTCCGGTCTTCCTTACAAATTCACTG GCACAGCCATCTCCAACAACGGGAAAGTTTCCGTTCATCTCAAACGGCAACATATCATCCGATGCTCCTGAAAGATGCAAAGATAACAGCTTTGATGATATTTATGCATCATCCTTTGCATTCAAGCCTACAACAGATTTAGGCTCCTCTTTTTATCAAGGCGCTGCCAGAAAA ATGAATCCTACTACAATAGCTCAACAATCTCTTCCTAGTGTTGAGGTCCCTGTTCAGTCGGAACATTCTTTTCAATCGCGAAGTGCTAAT GATACTGTCGGTGTTAGCGTTGAGCATTCGCCACAACTTGAAGAGCAAGCAGATGAAGAGGGAGAGCCAAGAGGGAATGGTGACTCAATGGCTGCTGGTTTTGGTGGTGCACCATCTGAAGATGGATATAATTGGAGAAAATATGGCCAGAAGCAAGTTAAGGGTAGCGAGTACCCACGAAGTTACTACAAGTGTACACATCCAAATTGTCCTGTGAAAAAGAAAGTAGAACGATCTCATGAAGGCCACATAACAGAGATCATCTATAAGGGAGCACACAATCATCCTAAACCTCCTCCGAATCGCCGCTCAGGAATAGCTTCAGCCAACCCTCCAAGTGACATGCAAATGGACAATCCGGAGCATGTTGAACGACAAAGTGGCAGCGATGGAGAGCTGGGCTGGGCTAATTTACATAAGGGGAATGTAGCTGGAGCTGCTAATTGGAAGAATGACAACCTTGAAGTGACATCATCAGCATCTGTTGCCCCCGAGTATTGTAACCAGTCCACCAATTCACAGGCTCAAAATGGTACTCAGTTTGACTCGGGAGATGCGGTGGATGCATCTTCTACTTTTTCtaatgaagatgatgatgatgatcgaGGTACTCATGGTAGTGTATCATTAGGTTATGATGGAGAAGGAGATGAATCAGAGTCTAAAAGAAG GAAACTGGAATCATATGCAACAGAGTTGAGTGGAGCTACTAGAGCTATTCGCGAACCTAGAGTTGTTGTACAAACTACCAGCGAAGTAGACATACTTGACGATGGTTATCGGTGGAGGAAATATGGGCAGAAGGTTGTCAAAGGAAATCCCAACCCGAG GAGTTACTACAAGTGCACCAATGCAGGCTGCACTGTGAGGAAACACGTTGAGAGAGCATCACATGACCTTAAATCTGTAATCACCACATATGAGGGCAAGCACAACCATGATGTTCCTGCCGCACGCTCTAGCAGTCATGTCAATGCTAACGCTTCTGGCAGTGTTCCCGGGCAAGCACCTGGCGTTCTGCAACCCCATGTTCACAGACCTGAACCAACTCAAGTTCCCGGTGGCATTGGAAGGCTTGAGAGGCCTCCTGCCCTCGGTGCATTCAGCCTACCGGGGAGGCAGCAGCTAGGACCTCCACATGGCTTCTCCTTTGGAATGAATCAACCTCTTCTACCGAACTTGGCGATGCCTGGATTCGGCCCCGGGCAAGCAAAGCTCCCTGTGATGCCGGTTCATCCATTCTTGGCAACGCAACAACAACGTCCTCCTAATGAGATGGGGTTCATGTTACCCAAGGGTGAACCAAATGTGGAGCCTATTCCTGAGCGTCATAACCTGCCCAGTGGCTCATACCAAGATCTCATGAGTCGCATGCCCCTTGGACCTCACATGTGA
- the LOC130980037 gene encoding UDP-glycosyltransferase 88F4-like → MEERIVLYAAPSIGHIVSMVEVAKRLSLRRHNITILLTTGFLDHPSTDAYIHRISTDHPSISFHRFPHSDPPPPGTLSLTARAFHFIRNNVPNVTSALTLISKTSTIKAFVIDIFCTSAMDTASSMGIPVYYFFTSGAAMIALYIYFPLIHEQTEKSLKDLKVELRVPGMTAGVRAWEMPEPLLDREDPCYEEMVYFCRQLPRSSGIIVNTFRELEVNGVKAIEEGLCFPDQKERPPVYYIGPLIADPSDQQHQSGGESKDCLSWLEKQPSKSVVYLCFGSRGSFSVEQLREIAQALERSAQRFLWVVKSPPLHPGTNQLLADQDNFDPISVLPTGFTHRTQDRGMVVASWAPQVEVLSRQSVGAFVTHCGWNSVLEAVVAGVPMIAWPLYAEQHVNRNIMVEDMKVALAVDQTQEHGGLVSAQEVERVVRMVMESDGKGKDLRDSISKMKDMALAALSETGSSSASLANLVQSWTQ, encoded by the coding sequence atggAAGAAAGAATAGTGTTGTATGCAGCTCCGAGCATAGGCCACATAGTTTCAATGGTTGAAGTGGCCAAACGCCTCTCCCTCCGTCGCCACAACATCACCATCCTCCTTACCACCGGCTTCCTCGACCATCCTTCCACCGACGCCTACATCCACCGCATCTCCACCGACCACCCTTCCATCTCCTTCCACCGCTTCCCCCACTCTGACCCTCCTCCCCCCGGCACCCTCAGCCTCACCGCAAGGGCCTTCCACTTCATTCGTAACAACGTCCCCAACGTCACCTCCGCACTCACCCTCATCTCCAAGACCTCCACCATCAAAGCCTTCGTCATCGACATCTTCTGCACCTCCGCCATGGACACAGCCTCCTCCATGGGAATCCCCGTCTACTACTTCTTCACCTCCGGCGCCGCCATGATTGCGCTCTACATCTACTTCCCGTTGATCCACGAGCAGACGGAGAAGTCGCTGAAGGATCTGAAGGTGGAGCTGAGGGTGCCGGGGATGACGGCGGGGGTGAGGGCGTGGGAGATGCCGGAGCCGTTGCTGGATAGGGAGGACCCCTGTTACGAGGAGATGGTGTATTTCTGCAGGCAGCTTCCAAGATCGAGTGGGATCATAGTCAACACTTTCAGAGAGCTGGAAGTCAACGGCGTTAAGGCCATTGAAGAAGGTCTTTGCTTTCCCGACCAGAAAGAAAGGCCTCCCGTTTATTACATTGGCCCCTTGATCGCCGATCCCAGTGATCAACAGCATCAATCTGGTGGAGAAAGCAAAGATTGCTTGTCATGGTTGGAGAAACAACCAAGTAAAAGTGTGGTGTACCTGTGTTTCGGAAGCAGAGGATCGTTCTCAGTGGAGCAGCTGAGAGAGATAGCTCAAGCCTTGGAGCGGAGCGCCCAAAGGTTCTTGTGGGTCGTCAAGAGCCCCCCACTGCATCCAGGAACCAACCAGTTACTTGCTGATCAAGACAACTTTGACCCCATTTCAGTGCTGCCAACTGGCTTCACCCACAGGACCCAAGACAGGGGCATGGTAGTGGCCTCGTGGGCCCCCCAGGTTGAGGTCCTCAGTCGTCAATCCGTGGGAGCCTTCGTCACTCACTGCGGCTGGAACTCTGTTCTCGAAGCTGTGGTTGCTGGGGTGCCCATGATTGCTTGGCCGCTCTATGCGGAGCAGCACGTGAACAGGAACATCATGGTGGAGGACATGAAGGTGGCTCTTGCGGTGGATCAGACTCAAGAACACGGTGGGCTCGTCAGTGCCCAAGAGGTGGAGAGGGTGGTGAGGATGGTCATGGAGTCTGATGGGAAAGGGAAGGATTTAAGGGACAGCATTTCCAAGATGAAGGACATGGCTTTAGCTGCACTTTCAGAAACGGGTTCATCCTCTGCATCACTTGCCAACTTGGTTCAATCATGGACCCAGtag